The Parafrankia irregularis genome window below encodes:
- a CDS encoding ATP-binding protein codes for MGTEQATPLLFHVALAEGNYLQLDDVVVTVRQVPGVGPVMTAGVVTQVEARHEGASFDSDVFLIADGVLPAQVQEIAEVTTTRVEPEIFVPPRPGELVRRATGDERATALYFDQMDRRIPVGLGRDGTPIYVNLEFLNGTRGAHVSISGISGVATKTSFALFLLYSVFRSGVLGREAVNAKALIFSVKGEDLLFLDHPNSRIDENVRAVYAQLGLPAEPFASAGFFAPPLPGDTGGRPHVTARTSGVQAFWWTLREFCADELLPYVFADAEDDRNQYTIVVHQVTNRLRLDARPFGADGAITVEGRTLRTYDDLVDFVIDRVNDDATRAVWAGPATGTGTVNAFVRRLRSSLRALRGLIRADLPDSPGRRVSTTGQQVTVVDLHNLPERAQRFVVGVVLADETRRKEEAGPGGLLFTMLDELNKYAPREGASPIKDVLLDIAERGRSLGIILIGAQQTASEVERRIIANSSIKIVGRLDTAEAGRPEYGFLPPAQRSRATLAKPGTMFVSQPEIPVPLAVSFPFPAWATRPSETDGTGPAAPATTSGPGGTHGAAGANGSAEPGGSAGPGTPARPDPWNLLPDPDDPLPF; via the coding sequence ATGGGAACCGAGCAGGCCACACCGCTGCTGTTCCACGTCGCGCTGGCCGAGGGGAACTACCTGCAGCTCGACGATGTGGTCGTCACGGTGCGCCAGGTGCCGGGCGTCGGGCCGGTGATGACGGCCGGGGTGGTCACCCAGGTGGAGGCGCGACACGAGGGCGCGTCGTTCGACTCGGACGTCTTCCTCATCGCCGACGGGGTGCTGCCCGCGCAGGTGCAGGAGATCGCCGAGGTCACCACCACCCGGGTCGAGCCGGAGATCTTCGTGCCGCCGCGGCCCGGTGAGCTGGTCCGGCGGGCGACCGGTGACGAGCGGGCGACGGCGCTGTACTTCGACCAGATGGACCGCAGGATCCCGGTCGGGCTCGGCCGGGACGGCACCCCGATCTACGTCAACCTGGAGTTCCTCAACGGCACCCGCGGCGCGCACGTGTCGATCAGCGGCATTTCCGGGGTCGCGACGAAGACCAGCTTCGCGCTGTTCCTGCTCTACTCCGTGTTCCGCAGCGGCGTGCTCGGCCGGGAGGCGGTGAACGCCAAGGCGCTGATCTTCTCGGTGAAGGGCGAGGACCTGCTGTTCCTGGACCACCCCAACAGCCGCATCGACGAGAACGTCCGTGCCGTCTACGCACAGCTGGGGCTGCCGGCCGAGCCGTTCGCGTCCGCCGGTTTCTTCGCCCCACCGCTGCCCGGTGACACCGGTGGCCGGCCGCATGTCACCGCCCGGACGTCCGGTGTGCAGGCGTTCTGGTGGACGCTGCGCGAGTTCTGCGCCGACGAGCTGCTGCCGTACGTGTTCGCCGACGCGGAGGACGACCGCAACCAGTACACGATCGTCGTGCACCAGGTGACGAACCGGCTGCGGCTCGACGCGCGGCCCTTCGGCGCGGACGGTGCGATCACGGTCGAGGGCCGGACCCTGCGGACGTACGACGACCTCGTCGACTTCGTCATCGACCGGGTCAACGACGACGCCACCCGGGCGGTGTGGGCGGGGCCGGCGACGGGCACCGGCACGGTCAACGCGTTCGTGCGCCGGCTGCGCTCGTCGCTGCGGGCGCTGCGCGGGCTGATCAGGGCCGATCTGCCCGACAGCCCAGGCCGCCGGGTGAGCACCACCGGCCAGCAGGTCACGGTCGTGGACCTGCACAACCTGCCGGAGAGGGCGCAACGGTTCGTGGTCGGAGTGGTTCTCGCCGACGAGACCCGGCGCAAGGAGGAGGCCGGCCCGGGCGGGCTGCTGTTCACCATGCTCGACGAGCTGAACAAGTACGCCCCACGCGAGGGCGCCAGCCCGATCAAGGACGTCCTGCTCGACATCGCCGAGCGCGGCCGGTCGCTGGGCATCATCCTGATCGGCGCGCAGCAGACCGCGAGCGAGGTGGAGCGGCGCATCATCGCCAACAGCTCCATCAAGATCGTCGGCCGGCTGGACACGGCCGAGGCCGGCCGGCCCGAGTACGGTTTCCTGCCGCCGGCGCAGCGTTCCCGGGCCACCCTGGCCAAGCCGGGCACGATGTTCGTCTCGCAGCCCGAGATCCCCGTCCCGCTCGCGGTCTCGTTCCCGTTCCCCGCCTGGGCGACCCGGCCGTCGGAGACCGACGGCACCGGGCCGGCAGCGCCAGCCACAACGAGCGGCCCAGGAGGGACGCACGGCGCCGCGGGTGCGAATGGTTCCGCGGAACCGGGCGGCTCCGCGGGGCCGGGCACGCCGGCCCGTCCGGACCCGTGGAACCTGCTGCCCGACCCCGACGACCCCCTGCCGTTCTGA
- a CDS encoding exonuclease SbcCD subunit D, with the protein MRFLHTSDWHIGKSLKGRSRLDDHEAVLREIVGIARAHEVDAVLVAGDVYESAAPSAEAQKLAIQALLGLRGTGAEVIVIAGNHDHAGSFEAYRPLMAAAGITFVGTPRRADKGGVISFVARGSGEPVRVAVLPFLSQRYAVRAVELVTQTPAEQTGRYDQAVRDLLASLAAGFADDAVNVVLAHLTVVGGRFGGGERLAQSIFDYFVPATAFPADAHYVALGHLHRRQTLPAPCPVEYCGSPLALDFGEEENTPVVRVVEAAPGIPARGIDVPIAAGRRLRTVRGTVAELGDQAAEYGDALLRVLVREPARAGLRDQVQELLPNALEVRIDPEFARPVDGDRPSRPSNGGQRGPAELFGEYLSTQGVADERVEALFAALHDEIVGGQG; encoded by the coding sequence ATGAGGTTCCTGCACACATCCGACTGGCATATCGGGAAGTCGCTCAAGGGCCGCAGCCGGCTCGACGACCATGAGGCGGTCCTGCGCGAGATCGTCGGGATCGCCCGCGCCCACGAGGTCGACGCCGTGCTGGTCGCCGGTGACGTCTACGAGTCGGCCGCGCCGTCGGCCGAGGCACAGAAACTCGCGATCCAGGCGCTGCTCGGGCTGCGTGGCACCGGCGCCGAGGTGATCGTCATCGCGGGTAACCACGACCATGCCGGGTCCTTCGAGGCGTACCGCCCACTGATGGCGGCGGCGGGGATCACCTTCGTCGGCACCCCGCGCCGGGCGGACAAGGGCGGGGTGATCTCCTTTGTGGCCCGCGGCAGCGGCGAGCCGGTGCGGGTGGCCGTGCTGCCGTTCCTGTCCCAGCGATACGCCGTCCGGGCCGTCGAGCTGGTGACGCAGACCCCGGCCGAGCAGACGGGCCGCTACGACCAGGCGGTGCGGGACCTGCTGGCCAGCCTCGCCGCGGGCTTCGCCGACGACGCCGTCAACGTGGTGCTCGCGCACCTGACCGTGGTCGGCGGGAGGTTCGGTGGCGGCGAACGGCTCGCGCAGTCGATCTTCGACTACTTCGTGCCGGCGACCGCGTTCCCCGCCGACGCGCACTATGTGGCCCTCGGGCACCTGCACCGCCGGCAGACGCTGCCGGCGCCCTGCCCCGTCGAGTACTGCGGGTCACCGCTCGCCCTCGACTTCGGCGAGGAGGAGAACACCCCCGTGGTGCGGGTCGTCGAGGCGGCACCGGGGATCCCCGCCCGCGGGATCGACGTCCCGATCGCGGCCGGGCGCCGGCTGCGAACGGTGCGCGGCACGGTCGCGGAGCTCGGCGACCAGGCCGCCGAGTACGGCGACGCGCTGCTGCGGGTGCTGGTGCGCGAGCCGGCCCGGGCCGGGCTGCGTGACCAGGTGCAGGAGCTGCTGCCGAACGCGCTCGAGGTCCGCATCGACCCGGAGTTCGCGCGGCCGGTGGACGGGGACCGGCCCAGCCGCCCGTCCAACGGCGGGCAGCGCGGGCCGGCCGAGCTGTTCGGTGAGTACCTCAGCACCCAGGGTGTCGCGGACGAGCGGGTCGAGGCGCTGTTCGCCGCCCTGCACGACGAGATCGTCGGAGGGCAGGGCTGA
- a CDS encoding cysteine hydrolase family protein, whose translation MTGTAALLVMDMINDVIHPAGQYAHHGYAAQVEQRGVLDRTVEAIERSRAAELPVIYVVVGFSADYSEWPERSPVFAEARPAEKLRLGTWATEIHDRLPRAAGEPVIVKHRISPFYGTELALRLRTWGVDKLMLSGVSTDLVVLSTAREAHDRDFDVEVLADATASLSQELHEAALALIARTATVTTVDQAFAGQPGPAPRSLRSRTGSSAPPPTP comes from the coding sequence CACTCCTGGTCATGGATATGATCAACGATGTCATTCATCCGGCCGGGCAGTACGCCCACCACGGGTACGCCGCGCAGGTGGAGCAGCGTGGGGTCCTCGACCGGACCGTCGAGGCGATAGAGCGGTCCCGTGCGGCCGAGCTGCCCGTGATCTACGTCGTGGTGGGTTTCTCGGCCGACTACTCAGAATGGCCGGAAAGGTCACCGGTGTTCGCCGAGGCACGGCCGGCGGAAAAACTACGGCTGGGGACGTGGGCGACCGAGATCCATGACCGGCTGCCGCGAGCCGCTGGCGAACCGGTCATCGTCAAGCACCGAATCAGTCCGTTCTACGGTACCGAGCTGGCGTTGCGGCTTCGTACCTGGGGAGTGGACAAGCTCATGCTCAGTGGAGTGTCGACCGACCTGGTGGTGCTGTCGACCGCCCGCGAGGCTCACGACCGCGACTTCGATGTCGAGGTACTCGCGGACGCGACCGCCAGCCTGAGCCAGGAGCTTCACGAGGCCGCGCTCGCCCTGATCGCGCGTACCGCGACCGTCACCACTGTCGACCAGGCGTTCGCCGGACAGCCCGGGCCAGCGCCCAGGAGCCTCCGAAGCCGAACAGGAAGCTCTGCCCCGCCACCAACACCTTGA
- a CDS encoding ATP-binding protein yields MREDFVGRGEELARLGAHLEAVRGGRGRLVSVRGRRQAGKSRLIGEFVRRSGLPQLFATGSRQATLQRDLDGFVEDARLDCTLPGADGLTAGGFTSWEQALRAVHAALPADGPSIVVVDEFPWLLERDPGIDGTLQKLWDRLFEARPVLFVVIGSDLAVMEMLTGHDRPLFGRAREMVVEPFSVGDTARMLELDGDRTRAAEAFDAQLITGGYPRLLLEWRRLGDLSAFLTEQLSDDNSELLVTGQRILDAEFPRDLQASGVLRAIGAGERAFSAIASRAGVASTPLTRSLDLLAGKKVIAVDRPLAARAGTASRYRVADPYLRFWLRFLESAVVDIQRGRPDLAQARVAGGWAAYRGRAVEPLVRQALTRLAIDDPVLGAADSVGGWWPRSQTPEVDLVGVRPHGAANEVTFVGSIKWRDSEPFGQADLDHLLRDRVGVPGGDTAPPIAVTRTTSQVPGLPSYDPARLLRAW; encoded by the coding sequence GTGCGCGAGGACTTCGTGGGGCGTGGCGAGGAGCTGGCGCGGCTGGGTGCCCACCTCGAGGCGGTGCGCGGTGGCCGCGGCCGGCTGGTCAGCGTGCGAGGGCGCCGGCAGGCCGGCAAGTCCAGGCTGATCGGTGAGTTCGTCCGCCGGTCCGGTCTTCCGCAGCTGTTCGCGACCGGTTCGCGTCAGGCCACCCTCCAGCGCGATCTCGACGGGTTCGTCGAGGACGCACGTCTGGACTGCACGCTGCCCGGTGCCGACGGGCTGACGGCGGGCGGGTTCACCAGCTGGGAGCAGGCGCTGCGCGCCGTTCACGCGGCCCTCCCCGCGGACGGGCCGTCCATCGTCGTGGTCGACGAGTTTCCATGGCTGCTGGAACGTGACCCGGGAATCGACGGCACACTGCAGAAGCTGTGGGACAGGCTTTTCGAGGCCCGCCCCGTCCTGTTCGTCGTCATCGGCAGCGACCTGGCCGTGATGGAGATGCTCACCGGCCACGACCGGCCGCTGTTCGGGCGGGCGCGGGAAATGGTCGTGGAACCGTTCTCCGTCGGCGACACCGCCCGGATGCTCGAGCTCGACGGCGACCGCACCCGCGCCGCGGAGGCGTTCGACGCTCAGCTCATCACCGGCGGCTATCCCCGGCTGCTGCTGGAATGGCGACGACTCGGTGACCTCTCCGCCTTTCTCACCGAACAGCTTTCGGATGACAACTCCGAGCTCCTCGTCACCGGGCAGCGGATCCTCGACGCGGAGTTCCCCCGTGATCTGCAGGCGAGTGGCGTGCTGCGGGCCATCGGTGCCGGGGAGCGTGCCTTCTCCGCGATCGCGTCCCGGGCCGGCGTGGCGTCGACACCACTCACCCGCTCGCTGGACCTGTTGGCCGGCAAGAAGGTGATCGCGGTCGACCGCCCGTTGGCGGCTCGGGCCGGGACGGCATCCCGCTACCGCGTTGCCGATCCCTACCTCCGGTTCTGGCTGCGTTTCCTGGAAAGCGCGGTGGTCGACATCCAGCGCGGCCGGCCGGACCTGGCGCAGGCCAGGGTGGCCGGCGGCTGGGCGGCCTACCGCGGCCGGGCCGTCGAGCCGCTGGTCCGCCAGGCACTCACCCGACTCGCCATCGATGATCCTGTGCTTGGCGCCGCCGACTCCGTGGGCGGCTGGTGGCCGCGCAGCCAGACTCCCGAGGTGGATCTGGTCGGTGTGCGGCCGCACGGAGCGGCGAACGAGGTGACCTTCGTCGGCTCGATCAAGTGGCGGGACAGCGAGCCGTTCGGCCAGGCCGACCTCGACCACCTGTTGCGGGACCGGGTCGGCGTTCCCGGTGGCGACACCGCGCCCCCGATCGCCGTCACCCGGACGACCAGCCAGGTACCGGGCCTGCCGAGCTATGACCCGGCCCGCCTCCTGCGGGCCTGGTAG
- a CDS encoding pyridoxal phosphate-dependent aminotransferase translates to MNARPPLKPSPPPNARPLLNRRLDGLGTTIFAEMSALATATGAINLGQGFPDTDGPEEIREAAVRALREGKGNQYPPGPGIPELRAAISDHQRRFYSLSLDPDTEVLVTAGATEAIAAAMLALLEPDDEVIAFEPFYDSYAACIAMAGAKRVPLTLRAPSFRPDLDELRARITPRTRLLLLNTPHNPTGMVLTAGEQSAIAALAVEHDLLVVTDEVYEHLVYEGTHHPIAALPGMRDRTVTIGSAGKTFSFTGWKVGWVTADGPLVSAVRTAKQYLTYVSAGPFQYAVAEALRLPDSYFEHFRTDLGRKRDLLGDGLRAAGFEVYQPQGTYFITTDITPFGEKDAYAFCRALPERCGVVAIPNSVFYDDPDAGRSQVRFTFCKREDVLREATARLRRLGD, encoded by the coding sequence ATGAACGCCAGGCCACCGCTGAAACCCAGCCCGCCGCCGAACGCCAGGCCCCTGCTGAACCGCCGGCTGGACGGACTCGGGACGACGATCTTCGCGGAGATGTCGGCACTGGCGACGGCGACCGGCGCGATCAACCTGGGCCAGGGCTTCCCCGACACCGACGGGCCCGAGGAGATCCGCGAGGCCGCCGTCCGCGCGCTGCGAGAGGGGAAGGGCAACCAGTACCCGCCGGGCCCGGGCATCCCGGAGCTGCGCGCCGCGATCTCCGATCACCAGCGGCGCTTCTACAGCCTCTCCCTCGACCCCGACACCGAGGTCCTGGTCACCGCCGGCGCCACCGAGGCCATCGCCGCCGCCATGCTGGCGCTACTGGAGCCGGACGACGAGGTCATCGCCTTCGAGCCCTTCTACGACTCCTACGCCGCCTGCATCGCGATGGCCGGCGCGAAGCGGGTTCCGCTCACCCTGCGAGCACCGTCCTTCCGCCCGGATCTGGACGAGCTGCGCGCCAGGATCACCCCGCGGACCCGTCTCCTTCTCCTCAACACCCCGCACAACCCGACCGGGATGGTGCTCACCGCCGGCGAACAGAGCGCCATCGCCGCCCTCGCCGTCGAGCATGACCTGCTCGTCGTCACCGACGAGGTGTACGAGCACCTCGTCTATGAGGGCACGCACCATCCCATCGCGGCCCTGCCCGGAATGCGGGACCGCACGGTCACCATCGGCTCGGCCGGGAAGACCTTCTCCTTCACCGGATGGAAGGTCGGCTGGGTCACGGCGGACGGCCCGCTCGTCTCCGCCGTGCGGACGGCGAAGCAGTACCTGACGTATGTCAGCGCGGGGCCTTTCCAGTATGCGGTCGCCGAAGCGCTACGGCTGCCCGACTCGTATTTCGAACATTTCCGCACCGATCTCGGCCGTAAGCGTGACCTGCTCGGTGACGGTCTGCGCGCGGCCGGGTTCGAGGTCTACCAGCCTCAGGGCACGTACTTCATCACCACCGACATCACGCCTTTCGGCGAGAAGGACGCCTATGCCTTCTGCCGTGCGCTTCCCGAACGCTGTGGCGTCGTGGCCATCCCCAACTCGGTCTTCTACGACGACCCCGACGCGGGTCGCAGCCAGGTCCGTTTCACCTTCTGCAAACGGGAGGACGTCCTGCGCGAAGCGACCGCCCGCCTGCGCCGGCTGGGAGACTGA
- a CDS encoding carotenoid biosynthesis protein: MLLWILTSIASLAAIAGAVGAGESLGDTAMDLLPGVALLFSLAHGSCSAGWRGIGAFFGISYVVAFALEASSVASGFPFGFYEHNTGGPRLLDIPLVVPLAYFGYGWIAWVLAAGIVRATPTRPTGAERFTTPLVAAVVLTGWDFTFDAVFATVNSQYDYRHPGGFYGVPISNFLGWLLTGWIIFQLFALVESRVSRDRPASTQAARILPSVVWALPVLPLLGFYLSPPPGEVTVGDRTFVVGDIYGTAFVTGLMTLGFVAVLALARTARR, translated from the coding sequence ATGCTCCTCTGGATCCTGACGTCGATCGCCTCGCTGGCCGCGATCGCGGGAGCCGTTGGGGCCGGTGAGTCACTCGGCGACACCGCCATGGACCTGCTGCCCGGCGTGGCGCTGTTGTTCAGCCTGGCGCACGGTTCGTGTTCGGCCGGTTGGCGGGGCATCGGCGCCTTCTTCGGGATCAGCTACGTCGTCGCGTTCGCGCTGGAAGCGAGCAGCGTGGCCAGCGGGTTCCCGTTCGGCTTCTACGAGCACAACACCGGCGGGCCGCGCCTGCTGGACATTCCGCTGGTCGTCCCGCTCGCCTATTTCGGCTACGGCTGGATCGCCTGGGTGCTGGCCGCCGGAATAGTCCGTGCCACACCGACCCGGCCGACCGGTGCCGAACGTTTCACAACGCCGCTCGTCGCGGCCGTGGTGCTCACCGGCTGGGACTTCACCTTCGACGCGGTGTTCGCCACGGTCAACTCCCAGTACGACTACCGCCATCCCGGTGGGTTCTACGGGGTGCCGATCTCGAACTTCCTCGGTTGGCTTCTCACCGGCTGGATCATCTTCCAGCTCTTCGCCCTCGTCGAATCCAGAGTTTCCCGCGACCGGCCGGCGAGCACCCAGGCAGCCCGAATCCTCCCGAGCGTGGTGTGGGCACTGCCCGTCCTGCCGCTGCTCGGGTTCTACCTCTCACCGCCGCCGGGCGAGGTCACCGTGGGCGACCGGACCTTCGTAGTCGGCGACATCTACGGCACGGCCTTTGTGACGGGCCTGATGACCCTGGGCTTCGTGGCTGTCCTGGCCCTGGCCAGGACAGCGCGCCGCTGA